GTCGGTGACGCTGCCGCGCTTCACTGCGGCGATCAGGCCCATGGTCAGTCCGAGCGCCACTTCGCACAGGATGGCGCCGACCATCAAAAGCAGGCTGGCCGGCAGCCGCGCGACGATCAGTTCGGTGACCTCCGAGCGCTGAATATAGGAGCGGCCGAGATCGCCGGAGACGAGATTGGTGAGGTAGCGCCAGTATTGCACGACGAAAGGCTGGTCGAGGCCGAGCTGCTGGCGGATGCTTTCCACCGTCTGCGGCGTGGCGCTGCGCCCGGCGATCTGCCGCACGGGATCGGCCGGCAACAGGTAGAGCAGGGCGAAGGTGATGATGGAAACGCCAAGCAGGATGAGGACAGCCTGCATCAGGCGGCGGGTGAGATAGGCGATCATGCCCGCCCCCTCTGGGTGGGGTCGAGAATGTCGCGCAGTGCGTCGCCGACCAGGTTGAAAGCGAGCGCCAGCGCCAGGATCGCCGCGCCCGGGAAGAAGACCAGCCAGGGAGCGGCCTGGAAGTAGGTCTGGTTCTCGAAGATGATGTTGCCCCACGAGGCCGTGGGCGGCTGCACGCCGATGCCGAGATAAGACAGCGTGGCTTCCAGAAGCACGGTGGTCGAGATGCCGAGCGTGCCCCAGACGATGATGGTGGGCAGAAGATGCGGCAGGATGTGGCGGAACAGGATGCGCGGCGTGCTGGCGCCGATGGTGCGCTCGGCGTCGATGAATTCGCGCTCGGCCAGAGAACTGGTTTCGGTGAAGACGACACGCGCCGTCTGCACCCAGTTCACCAGCGCGATCACCATGGCGACGATCCACAGGCTGGGCTGGAAGACGGCGGCCAGGCAGATGGCGAGCAGAAGTGCGGGGAAAGCCATCATCAGGTCGGTGAAACGCATCAGCGCGCCGCCGATCCAGCCGCGGAAATAGCCGGCGGTAACCCCGACCAGCGTGCCGATGATCAAGGCCGCGCCATTGGCGACGACGCCGATGATGAGCGAGGTGCGCGCGCCGTAGAGGATACGGGTCAACAGGTCGCGGCCGAGCAGGTCCGTGCCCAGCCAGAAAGCGGCGTTGGGCGGCAGCGGTGAGCCTTCCAGCGTCAGGCCGTCGAACAGCTGTTCGTTGGGATTATAGGCGGTCAGCCACGGCGCGAAGACAGCGCCGGCGACGGTGAGGGCGATGATGATGAGGCCGATGACGGCGAGCGGCCGCTTCAACAGCCGGCCGAGCACGCCGGCGCGACGTTTTGCAATCACGGGCGCGGCGAGCGGCGCGTCAGGCGCGATGGGACTGGTCAACGCCGCCCTCCTGTTCGGTCATGGCGACAACGCGCCGGGCAGCTTCTTCAAGGGTAACCTGCCAGCTCATGGCGAGCGAACGCAGCTGCGCATAGGCACGCTCGTCGTCGATGCCCTGGCTGGTCAGTGCGGCGACGGCGCGCACGATGGTCTGGCGCTCGGCGACGCGGGCTTGCAACGTGGCGATCTCATCGGCGAGCTGGCGCCGCGCGGCGAAACTCTGGCGCGCGATCAACAGCGCTGAATAGACGCCCGAATTGCCGACGGGCTTCAGAAGCTGGGCGTCGGCATTGTGCGACAATGCCCATTCGATGCGGCCCGGCGCTTCGGAGCCGATCAGCGCGATGATCGGCATCGGCGCTTCGCCGGGCGCCCATGGGAACTGCTCGTCGAAACCGAGGTCGACGTCGAAGAAGACGAAGTCGGCGCCGAGCGCCTCCGGCGGCAGTTCCGGCCAGCAATCGGTGGCGGCCAGGCCGATGGCGGAAAGCTGGCGCATGATGGCGGTCAGGTTTGCATGCGGCCGATGCAACACGAAGGCCTTGGCGCCGCCGAGAATGGGAATGCGGGCGGCGCGTTTCATGACACCACCTTCAGCTTGCGGCCGCCGAAGACCTTGGCACGGTCGTAACGCGACAGGTAAGGATCGGGCGCGACTGCCTTAGTGGTGCTGACTTTTTCAAAACCGTCGCCGGCGATGCGGCCGATCTCGACGGGCAGGGTGGCATGCTGGGTCTGCGGATCGATGCTGATCGCGCCGAACGGCGTTTCGAAGCTGCGGCGCGTGAAGGCGGCGGCCAGGTCGCTCCCGCCGTTGCCGTTCTCGGACGCCAGGATTGCGGCAAGGACCTTGACCGAGGCATAGGCCGAAGCCTGGAACGACGAGGGCCGTGTTACAGCATCTTGTCCCTGCGACATCAGCCACGGCTCCCTGACCGAGGCGTCGTGGAAATAGGGGCCGGCGGAGAGATGGCCGTTGCCGGCCGCGCCGATTGCCGGCAATTCGCATTCGGTCAGGTTGCAGGAGATGATCGGGCAGTGCTGCGGCGTGAAATAGTCATCCTGCCGCAACAGTTCCGCATAGGCCTGGAAGAAGGCGTAGGAGGAAGGGCCGATCAGATTGTTGAGGATGAAATTCGGCCGCGTCGCGCGGATTTCCTCGATGAGCCGCGCCACATCGGTCTCGCCGAGCGGCAGGTAACGTTCGCCCAGAACGCGACCGCCGGCATCGGCGATCAGGTCACGCGCGACCCGGTTGGTCTCCCAGCCCCAGATGTAGTTGGAGCCGGTCAGGAAGCCGTTGGCGCCGAACAGCGGCACGACATGGCCGAGCAGCGGCACCAGATGCTGGTTCGGGCAGGCATGCATGTAGACGACATGCTCGTTGGCCTCGAACCCTTCATAGGGGCAGGCGTACCAGAGTATGCCGTCGGCTTTTTCCAGAGCCGGAATGATCTCCTTGCGGCTCCAGGAGGTGACGCCGCCGATGATGTGGCGGGCGTCGCTGTTGCGCAGGATGTCTTCGGCCAGTGTCGCATAGCGGTCGGCATTGCCTTGCGGGTCGCGTTCGATGGCGATGAATTCGATCGGAGAGGACGGATCGGCATTGATCGCCGCAACCGCCTGCATCGCGCCGCGATGGCAGGCTTCGGAAACGAGACGGTAATTCCCGGAACGGGAATAAAGAATGCCGATCTCGACGCGGCGCTTCGCCAATGCTTCCCCCCAAAACGAAAATGCCCCGCAGCCACCGCGATCGGGCGGGGCATACGAGGCACGCTTGCCGTCCGGCTAACGAGGCCGGTATTTTGTCCCTAAACTATCCTGTGCCGGCCGGCAGTCAAGCGCGAAAGCGCGCAATCCCAATGGAACGGCTTTCGGAAGGCTAATCGAGCCTCACGCAGTCTTTGACGCGATAGGTCGGCTTGTACATCGTGACCAGCTCCTCGGCCGCCGTCGGATGTACGGCCATGGTGCGGTCGAAATCGTCCTTGGTCAGCCCGGCCTTGATCGGGATGCCGAGAAGCTGCGCCATCTCGCCGGCGTCGGGGCCGAGGATATGGGCGCCGAGCACCTTGCGGCTCGCAGCGTCCACCACCAGCTTCATCAGCATCTTCTCCTGACGCCCGGAAAGCGTGTGGCGCATCGGCCGGAACGAGGCGCGGTAAATCTCCAGTTCGGCAAACCGCTTGGCTGCCTCATCCTCGGACAGGCCGACCGTGCCGATCTCGGGCTGCGAGAACACGGCGGTGGCAATCGTCTCGTGGTCGGGCGCGGTCGGGTTGTTCTTGAA
The genomic region above belongs to Mesorhizobium terrae and contains:
- a CDS encoding ABC transporter permease; translated protein: MTSPIAPDAPLAAPVIAKRRAGVLGRLLKRPLAVIGLIIIALTVAGAVFAPWLTAYNPNEQLFDGLTLEGSPLPPNAAFWLGTDLLGRDLLTRILYGARTSLIIGVVANGAALIIGTLVGVTAGYFRGWIGGALMRFTDLMMAFPALLLAICLAAVFQPSLWIVAMVIALVNWVQTARVVFTETSSLAEREFIDAERTIGASTPRILFRHILPHLLPTIIVWGTLGISTTVLLEATLSYLGIGVQPPTASWGNIIFENQTYFQAAPWLVFFPGAAILALALAFNLVGDALRDILDPTQRGRA
- a CDS encoding ANTAR domain-containing response regulator → MKRAARIPILGGAKAFVLHRPHANLTAIMRQLSAIGLAATDCWPELPPEALGADFVFFDVDLGFDEQFPWAPGEAPMPIIALIGSEAPGRIEWALSHNADAQLLKPVGNSGVYSALLIARQSFAARRQLADEIATLQARVAERQTIVRAVAALTSQGIDDERAYAQLRSLAMSWQVTLEEAARRVVAMTEQEGGVDQSHRA
- a CDS encoding transporter substrate-binding protein produces the protein MAKRRVEIGILYSRSGNYRLVSEACHRGAMQAVAAINADPSSPIEFIAIERDPQGNADRYATLAEDILRNSDARHIIGGVTSWSRKEIIPALEKADGILWYACPYEGFEANEHVVYMHACPNQHLVPLLGHVVPLFGANGFLTGSNYIWGWETNRVARDLIADAGGRVLGERYLPLGETDVARLIEEIRATRPNFILNNLIGPSSYAFFQAYAELLRQDDYFTPQHCPIISCNLTECELPAIGAAGNGHLSAGPYFHDASVREPWLMSQGQDAVTRPSSFQASAYASVKVLAAILASENGNGGSDLAAAFTRRSFETPFGAISIDPQTQHATLPVEIGRIAGDGFEKVSTTKAVAPDPYLSRYDRAKVFGGRKLKVVS